The Catenuloplanes niger genome includes a window with the following:
- a CDS encoding MBL fold metallo-hydrolase, whose product MLVDGFAADAFGTNCYVVATGPGEQCVVVDPGIGVVDRLEELLAKHRLHPAAVLLTHGHLDHTFSVTPVAGARGIPAYVHSADRELLKDPSKALSMDYRALFGGRLEYAEPDDVVEMIDGAVLDLVGLEIAVDHAPGHTGGSVLFRLPGNADEEICFSGDVLFAGSIGRTDLPGGSMDAMRASLRDRVLPLADETIVLPGHGPATTIGRERATNPYLREFGQEAPGRGL is encoded by the coding sequence GTGCTCGTCGACGGCTTTGCGGCCGATGCCTTCGGGACCAACTGCTACGTGGTGGCGACCGGCCCCGGGGAGCAGTGCGTGGTCGTCGACCCGGGCATCGGCGTCGTCGACCGGCTCGAGGAGCTGCTGGCGAAGCACCGCCTGCACCCCGCCGCCGTGCTGCTCACGCACGGGCACCTGGACCACACGTTCTCCGTGACGCCGGTCGCCGGCGCGCGCGGCATCCCGGCCTACGTGCACTCGGCCGACCGTGAGCTGCTCAAGGACCCGTCGAAGGCGCTGTCCATGGACTACCGGGCGCTGTTCGGCGGCCGCCTGGAGTACGCGGAGCCCGACGACGTCGTGGAGATGATCGACGGCGCCGTGCTGGACCTGGTCGGCCTGGAGATCGCGGTCGACCACGCACCGGGCCATACCGGCGGGTCGGTGCTGTTCCGGCTCCCGGGGAACGCGGACGAGGAGATCTGTTTCTCCGGTGACGTGCTCTTCGCGGGCTCGATCGGGCGCACCGACCTGCCGGGCGGCAGCATGGATGCCATGCGGGCGAGCCTGCGGGACCGGGTCCTGCCGCTCGCCGACGAGACGATCGTCCTGCCCGGCCACGGCCCCGCCACGACCATCGGGCGCGAGCGCGCCACCAATCCTTACCTCCGCGAGTTCGGCCAGGAAGCGCCCGGCCGCGGTCTGTAA
- a CDS encoding adenine phosphoribosyltransferase, translating to MTSTPSLSGDLGADVAALVASRTLDVPDFPKPGILFKDLMPLFSDGAVFRATIDAIAAHYGPDSFDVVVGVEARGFLIAAALAYTTGVGVVPIRKAGKLPRAVHSASYALEYGEATLEVHEDAFVAGQRVLVVDDVLATGGTAKATLDLVEKAGGTVTAFTVLLELSFLEGRRRLAGRTVDALLTV from the coding sequence GTGACCTCGACCCCCTCACTCTCCGGTGACCTCGGTGCCGACGTGGCCGCGCTGGTCGCGAGCCGGACGCTGGACGTGCCCGACTTCCCCAAGCCGGGCATCCTGTTCAAGGACCTGATGCCGCTGTTCTCGGACGGCGCGGTGTTCAGGGCGACGATCGACGCGATCGCCGCCCACTACGGGCCGGACTCGTTCGACGTGGTGGTCGGCGTGGAGGCCCGCGGTTTTCTGATCGCGGCCGCGCTGGCGTACACGACCGGCGTGGGCGTGGTCCCGATCCGCAAGGCCGGCAAGCTGCCCCGCGCGGTGCACTCCGCGTCGTACGCGCTGGAGTACGGCGAGGCCACGCTGGAGGTGCACGAGGACGCGTTCGTGGCCGGCCAGCGCGTGCTGGTGGTCGACGACGTGCTGGCCACCGGCGGCACCGCGAAGGCGACGCTCGACCTGGTGGAGAAGGCCGGCGGCACGGTCACGGCGTTCACCGTGCTGCTGGAGCTGTCGTTCCTGGAGGGCCGCCGCCGGCTCGCCGGACGTACCGTTGATGCGCTGCTGACTGTTTGA
- the secF gene encoding protein translocase subunit SecF, with amino-acid sequence MAKEGLASRLYRGDAGLKIIGRRNMWFAIAAVGVLIALGSFVLRGFTLGIEFTGGTEFQVPAANLTIDRASDAVTKAIEESGAEDVKVESTQQVGDDTSGFLLVKTGEVTADQSIEIKASVAETLDLDPALVSDSRVSGAWGASVTERAILALLVFLAVVSLYLVLRFEWRMAVAAVVSLLLDLVLTAGVYSIVGFEVSPSTVIGFLTILGYALYDVVVVFDKVQENTKGITAGSGQTYAEASNLAINQTLMRSINTSLVALLPVGGLLFIGAGVFGARTLEDLGLVLFVGMALAIYSSLFFATPVLVALKDFEPRIRVHNQRVLARRASLANRAAEAGTDAVPADAEHALAGSTPRVGARPNAKRPNTGNRGNRPGNTGAKRRG; translated from the coding sequence ATGGCCAAGGAAGGTCTTGCCAGTCGCCTCTACCGGGGCGACGCCGGCCTCAAGATCATCGGCCGGCGCAACATGTGGTTTGCGATCGCCGCGGTCGGTGTGCTGATCGCGCTCGGCAGCTTCGTGCTCCGCGGCTTCACGCTCGGCATCGAGTTCACCGGCGGCACCGAGTTCCAGGTGCCGGCCGCCAACCTCACCATCGACCGGGCCTCGGACGCCGTCACCAAGGCGATCGAGGAGTCCGGCGCGGAGGACGTGAAGGTCGAGTCGACCCAGCAGGTCGGCGACGACACGAGCGGCTTCCTCCTGGTCAAGACCGGCGAGGTGACGGCCGACCAGTCGATCGAGATCAAGGCGTCGGTGGCGGAGACGCTCGACCTGGACCCGGCGCTGGTCTCGGACAGCCGGGTCTCCGGTGCCTGGGGCGCGTCCGTGACGGAGCGCGCGATCCTGGCGCTGCTGGTCTTCCTCGCGGTGGTCTCGCTCTACCTGGTGCTGCGGTTCGAGTGGCGGATGGCGGTCGCGGCCGTCGTCTCGCTGCTGCTCGACCTGGTGCTCACCGCGGGCGTCTACTCGATCGTCGGCTTCGAGGTCTCGCCGTCGACCGTGATCGGCTTCCTGACCATCCTCGGTTACGCGCTCTACGACGTGGTCGTGGTGTTCGACAAGGTCCAGGAGAACACGAAGGGCATCACCGCGGGCAGCGGCCAGACGTACGCGGAGGCGTCCAACCTGGCGATCAACCAGACGCTGATGCGGTCGATCAACACCTCGCTGGTGGCGCTGCTGCCGGTCGGTGGCCTGCTCTTCATCGGCGCGGGCGTGTTCGGCGCCCGCACGCTGGAGGACCTGGGCCTGGTGCTCTTCGTCGGCATGGCGCTGGCGATCTACTCCTCGCTGTTCTTCGCCACGCCGGTGCTGGTCGCGCTGAAGGACTTCGAGCCGCGGATCCGGGTGCACAACCAGCGGGTGCTGGCGCGCCGCGCGTCGCTGGCGAACCGTGCGGCCGAGGCCGGCACGGACGCGGTGCCGGCGGACGCGGAGCACGCGCTGGCCGGTTCCACGCCGCGGGTCGGCGCCCGGCCGAACGCCAAGCGGCCGAACACCGGCAACCGTGGCAACCGCCCCGGCAACACCGGAGCCAAGCGCCGCGGCTAG
- the hisS gene encoding histidine--tRNA ligase codes for MSSRITPLSGFPEWLPSQRLIEQEILGRVQRTFELYGFAPLETRAVEPLDQLLRKGETSKEVYVLRRLQAGEGDDAATNDELGLHFDLTVPFARFVLENAGKLQFPFRRYQIQKVWRGERPQEGRYREFYQADIDIVDRDTLPAHYEAEIPLVIGDALGGLPIPPVRIQVNNRKVLEGFYRGLGIESTEDVLRQVDKLDKIGPAKVAEALTGQGLSAAQAEKVLALAEIQAPDSGFADRIKQLGITDPLLDEGIEELVRVVDTAVAEKPGLVVADLRIARGLDYYTGTVYETLLEGYERFGSISSGGRYDNLATSGRDVFPGVGISIGVTRLLAILFGRDALTASRAVPTCVLVAVNSEEERPRSVAAAAALRRNGIPTEVAPSAAKFGKQIRYAERRGIPFVWFPGERDSVKDIRSGEQTDADATTWAPPREDLRPIVTGAV; via the coding sequence TTGAGTAGCAGAATCACGCCCCTGTCCGGGTTTCCGGAGTGGCTGCCGTCGCAGCGCCTCATCGAGCAGGAGATCCTCGGCCGCGTCCAGCGCACGTTCGAGCTGTACGGCTTCGCACCGCTGGAGACCCGGGCCGTCGAGCCCCTGGACCAGCTGCTGCGCAAGGGGGAGACCTCGAAGGAGGTCTACGTCCTGCGGCGGCTCCAGGCCGGGGAGGGCGACGACGCCGCCACGAACGACGAGCTCGGCCTGCACTTCGACCTGACCGTCCCGTTCGCGCGGTTCGTCCTGGAGAACGCCGGCAAGCTGCAGTTCCCGTTCCGCCGCTACCAGATCCAGAAGGTGTGGCGGGGCGAGCGCCCGCAGGAGGGCCGGTACCGCGAGTTCTACCAGGCGGACATCGACATCGTGGATCGGGACACGCTGCCCGCGCACTACGAGGCCGAGATCCCGCTGGTGATCGGCGACGCGCTCGGCGGGCTGCCGATCCCGCCGGTGCGGATCCAGGTCAACAACCGCAAGGTGCTGGAGGGCTTCTACCGCGGCCTCGGCATCGAGAGCACCGAGGACGTGCTCCGCCAGGTCGACAAGCTCGACAAGATCGGCCCGGCCAAGGTGGCGGAGGCGCTGACCGGCCAGGGGCTGTCGGCCGCGCAGGCGGAGAAGGTGCTGGCGCTCGCCGAGATCCAGGCGCCGGACAGCGGCTTCGCCGACCGGATCAAGCAGCTCGGGATCACCGACCCGCTGCTCGACGAGGGCATCGAGGAGCTGGTCCGGGTGGTCGACACCGCGGTCGCGGAGAAGCCCGGCCTGGTCGTCGCGGACCTGCGGATCGCGCGCGGGCTCGACTACTACACCGGCACGGTCTACGAGACGCTGCTGGAGGGCTACGAGCGGTTCGGGTCGATCAGCTCCGGCGGCCGGTACGACAACCTCGCCACGTCCGGCCGGGACGTGTTCCCGGGCGTGGGCATCTCGATCGGCGTCACCCGGCTGCTCGCCATCCTGTTCGGCCGGGACGCGCTCACCGCGTCCCGCGCGGTGCCGACCTGCGTGCTGGTCGCCGTGAACAGCGAGGAGGAGCGCCCGCGCAGCGTCGCGGCGGCCGCCGCGCTGCGCCGCAACGGCATCCCGACCGAGGTGGCGCCGAGCGCCGCGAAGTTCGGCAAGCAGATCCGGTACGCGGAGCGCCGCGGCATCCCGTTCGTGTGGTTCCCGGGCGAGCGGGACTCCGTGAAGGACATCCGCTCCGGTGAGCAGACCGACGCGGACGCGACGACCTGGGCGCCGCCGCGGGAGGATCTGCGGCCGATCGTCACCGGCGCCGTCTGA
- the urtA gene encoding urea ABC transporter substrate-binding protein — MSRGLRNPFAALGLAAVLAVTSGCVGSPDDGAQAASGDTIKVGVLHSLSGTMAISEVTVKNAELLAIEEINAAGGVLGKQLEPVVEDGASDWPTFAEKAQKLISADRVATVFGGWTSASRKAMLPVFERNKALLWYPVQYEGLESSPYIFYTGATTNQQIVPGLDYLREQGKKKVFLVGSDYVFPRTANKIIKAYAAANGMEIVGEEYTPLGHTEYSTVVNKLQQAAPDAVFNTLNGDSNVAFFKSLRGAGITADAMPTVSVSVAEEEVAGIGPDNIAGHLVAWNYYQTTAGATNEAFVAAFKAEYGADKVTSDPMEAGYNAVKLWAAAVAKAGTTEAEAVRTAAKGVALDLPEGTVTIDGENQHVFKTARIGLVQPDGQIKEVWNSGQPIKPDPYLKGYDWATGLS, encoded by the coding sequence ATGTCACGAGGTCTTCGGAATCCGTTCGCCGCGCTCGGTCTCGCCGCCGTACTCGCCGTCACGTCCGGATGCGTCGGTTCGCCGGACGACGGCGCGCAGGCGGCGAGCGGCGACACGATCAAGGTCGGCGTCCTCCACTCGCTCAGCGGCACCATGGCGATCAGCGAGGTCACGGTCAAGAACGCCGAGCTGCTGGCGATCGAGGAGATCAACGCGGCCGGCGGCGTGCTGGGCAAGCAGCTGGAGCCGGTCGTCGAGGACGGCGCCTCCGACTGGCCCACGTTCGCCGAGAAGGCGCAGAAGCTGATCAGTGCGGACCGGGTCGCCACGGTCTTCGGCGGCTGGACGTCCGCCAGCCGCAAGGCGATGCTGCCGGTCTTCGAGCGCAACAAGGCGCTGCTCTGGTACCCGGTGCAGTACGAGGGGCTGGAGAGCTCGCCGTACATCTTCTACACCGGCGCCACCACGAACCAGCAGATCGTGCCGGGCCTGGACTACCTGCGCGAACAGGGGAAGAAGAAGGTCTTCCTGGTCGGCAGCGACTACGTCTTCCCGCGTACCGCCAACAAGATCATTAAGGCCTATGCCGCGGCGAACGGGATGGAGATCGTCGGCGAGGAGTACACGCCGCTCGGCCACACCGAGTACTCCACCGTGGTCAACAAGCTCCAGCAGGCCGCGCCGGACGCGGTGTTCAACACGCTGAACGGCGACTCCAACGTGGCGTTCTTCAAGTCGCTGCGCGGCGCCGGGATCACCGCGGACGCGATGCCCACGGTCAGCGTGAGCGTGGCCGAGGAGGAGGTCGCCGGCATCGGCCCGGACAACATCGCCGGTCACCTGGTCGCCTGGAACTACTACCAGACCACGGCCGGTGCCACGAACGAGGCGTTCGTCGCGGCGTTCAAGGCCGAGTACGGCGCGGACAAGGTCACCTCCGACCCGATGGAGGCCGGCTACAACGCGGTCAAGCTGTGGGCCGCCGCGGTCGCGAAGGCCGGCACCACCGAGGCCGAGGCCGTCCGGACCGCGGCCAAGGGCGTCGCGCTGGACCTGCCGGAGGGCACGGTGACCATCGACGGCGAGAACCAGCACGTGTTCAAGACCGCGCGGATCGGCCTGGTGCAGCCGGACGGCCAGATCAAGGAGGTGTGGAACTCCGGGCAGCCGATCAAGCCGGACCCCTACCTCAAGGGGTACGACTGGGCGACAGGGCTGAGCTGA
- a CDS encoding peptidylprolyl isomerase, with the protein MAPSKERQRKLARAKLDRQMARRAAKERRRRQIGAATAIGIVAVLGAGIAVWALGVFDRDTDTTEASGEACSWTTQSGADASRDVGQPPTDGIPSEGTRPATITFNSLAPVTATLNITDAPCSVASFSYLAGRQYFDNTKCTEITEEGALHCGDITGDGLGGPTYTYFDENIPVATNPSAPPSGSVTPAYPAGTIALTSPTPGQNGSQFLIFFKDFNPATPQYPIIGSVATGLETVQEIGKAETVANDAGEKVVPKNDVLITSLTVGEVGATAAPAAPAASASTAS; encoded by the coding sequence GTGGCTCCCAGCAAGGAACGGCAGCGCAAGCTCGCGCGTGCGAAGCTCGACCGGCAGATGGCGCGGCGGGCGGCCAAGGAGCGCCGCCGGCGCCAGATCGGGGCGGCCACCGCCATCGGCATCGTGGCCGTGCTCGGCGCCGGCATCGCGGTGTGGGCACTGGGCGTCTTCGATCGTGACACGGACACCACCGAGGCGAGCGGCGAGGCGTGCTCGTGGACCACGCAGTCCGGCGCGGACGCGAGCCGCGACGTGGGCCAGCCGCCGACGGACGGCATCCCGTCCGAGGGCACCCGCCCGGCCACGATCACGTTCAACTCGCTGGCGCCGGTGACCGCGACGCTGAACATCACGGACGCGCCGTGCTCCGTGGCCAGCTTCAGCTACCTGGCCGGCCGGCAGTACTTCGACAACACGAAGTGCACGGAGATCACCGAGGAGGGCGCGCTGCACTGCGGCGACATCACCGGTGACGGGCTGGGCGGCCCGACGTACACGTACTTCGACGAGAACATCCCGGTCGCCACGAACCCGTCCGCCCCGCCGTCGGGCAGCGTCACCCCGGCGTACCCGGCCGGCACGATCGCGCTGACCTCGCCGACCCCGGGCCAGAACGGCAGCCAGTTCCTGATCTTCTTCAAGGACTTCAACCCGGCCACGCCGCAGTACCCGATCATCGGCTCGGTCGCGACCGGCCTGGAGACGGTGCAGGAGATCGGCAAGGCCGAGACCGTCGCGAACGACGCCGGCGAGAAGGTCGTGCCGAAGAACGACGTGCTGATCACGTCGCTGACGGTCGGCGAGGTGGGCGCCACGGCGGCCCCGGCCGCCCCGGCCGCATCGGCGTCCACAGCTTCCTGA
- a CDS encoding RelA/SpoT family protein translates to MSSHVASPGEGKAGEGAVATNEVERLPDIVSAVEAERVPEPPMNDLEAPPAPATHPTDDGEGVVLPFPGGPSVADQIAAGEQEDPTFLTGVASGRRVRARLARFNAPWQTPQVAEVLEPLISIHRASHPKADVRLLQRAFDMAAKWHLGQYRKSGDPYITHPLAVATILANLGMDTTTLVAALLHDTIEDTDYSLDAMRTDFGGEVALLVDGVTKLDKVKLGDAAKAETIRKMVVAMAKDPRVLVIKLADRLHNMRTLTFLPRAKQEQKAKETLEILAPLAHRLGMNTIKWELEDLSFGFLFPKRFEEINRLIGEHQPQRDTLLRQVTQKVQVDLKSAKIKAETTGRPKHLYSIYQKMIVRGRDFNDIYDLVGVRILVDTVRDCYAALGVIHANWQPVPGRFKDYIAMPKFNMYQSLHTTVIGPSGKPVEMQIRTYAMHRTAEFGIAAHWKYKEQKGATVVGPPAHIDEMTWLRQLLDWQREASDPSEFLDALRFDLSSQEVYVFTPKGDVIPLPTGSTPVDFAYAVHTEVGHKCIGARVNGKLVPLESTLSNGDVIEIFTSKSDSAGPSQDWLGFVKSPRARTKIRQYFNKERREEAIEAGKEAMVKAMRKQGLPLQRLLTSEALIAIARDLHLNDVSALYAAVGESQVSAQSVVQRLVAGYGGEEGAVEDIAETAVPTRPPRTRTTGHDPGVEVRGVSDVWIKLARCCTPVPGDAVFGFVTRSGGVSVHRDDCANAEDLKVQEDRIVVVTWKPTSASTFLVAIQVEALDRHKLLADVTRVLSDERVNILSATVTTTRDRVAVSRFSFEMADPKHLGHLLAAVRKVDGVFDAYRVTSGA, encoded by the coding sequence ATGTCCAGTCACGTCGCCTCTCCTGGTGAGGGCAAAGCAGGCGAGGGCGCGGTGGCGACGAACGAGGTGGAACGGCTTCCGGACATCGTCTCGGCCGTCGAGGCCGAGCGCGTGCCCGAGCCCCCGATGAATGATCTTGAGGCTCCGCCGGCGCCGGCGACCCACCCGACGGACGACGGCGAGGGCGTGGTGCTGCCCTTCCCCGGCGGCCCGAGCGTCGCGGACCAGATCGCCGCCGGTGAGCAGGAGGACCCGACCTTCCTGACCGGTGTGGCGTCCGGCCGCCGGGTGCGCGCCCGCCTGGCCCGGTTCAACGCGCCCTGGCAGACGCCGCAGGTGGCGGAGGTGCTGGAGCCGCTGATCTCGATCCACCGCGCCAGCCACCCGAAGGCGGACGTGCGACTGCTGCAGCGCGCGTTCGACATGGCCGCGAAGTGGCACCTCGGTCAGTACCGCAAGTCCGGCGACCCGTACATCACGCATCCGCTCGCCGTGGCCACCATCCTGGCCAACCTCGGCATGGACACGACCACGCTGGTCGCGGCGCTGCTGCACGACACGATCGAGGACACCGACTACAGCCTCGACGCGATGCGCACCGACTTCGGTGGCGAGGTCGCGCTGCTGGTCGACGGCGTGACCAAGCTGGACAAGGTGAAGCTCGGCGACGCGGCCAAGGCGGAGACGATCCGCAAGATGGTCGTGGCGATGGCGAAGGACCCGCGCGTCCTGGTCATCAAGCTCGCCGACCGGCTGCACAACATGCGCACGCTGACCTTCCTGCCCCGCGCCAAGCAGGAGCAGAAGGCCAAGGAGACGCTGGAGATCCTGGCCCCGCTGGCGCACCGGCTCGGCATGAACACGATCAAGTGGGAGCTGGAGGACCTGTCGTTCGGGTTCCTGTTCCCGAAGCGGTTCGAGGAGATCAACCGCCTGATCGGCGAGCACCAGCCGCAGCGCGACACGCTGCTCCGGCAGGTCACGCAGAAGGTTCAGGTCGACCTCAAGTCCGCCAAGATCAAGGCGGAGACCACCGGCCGTCCCAAGCACCTGTACTCGATCTACCAGAAGATGATCGTGCGGGGCCGGGACTTCAACGACATCTACGACCTGGTCGGCGTGCGGATCCTGGTGGACACCGTGCGCGACTGCTACGCGGCACTCGGGGTGATCCACGCGAACTGGCAGCCCGTCCCGGGCCGGTTCAAGGACTACATCGCGATGCCGAAGTTCAACATGTACCAGTCGCTGCACACCACCGTGATCGGCCCGTCCGGCAAGCCGGTGGAGATGCAGATCCGGACGTACGCGATGCACCGCACCGCGGAGTTCGGCATCGCCGCGCACTGGAAGTACAAGGAGCAGAAGGGCGCGACCGTGGTCGGCCCGCCCGCGCACATCGACGAGATGACCTGGCTGCGGCAGCTGCTCGACTGGCAACGCGAGGCGAGCGACCCGAGCGAGTTCCTGGACGCGCTCCGCTTCGACCTCTCCAGCCAGGAGGTCTACGTCTTCACGCCGAAGGGCGACGTGATCCCGCTGCCGACCGGCTCCACGCCGGTCGACTTCGCCTACGCGGTGCACACCGAGGTCGGGCACAAGTGCATCGGCGCGCGGGTCAACGGCAAGCTGGTCCCGCTGGAGTCGACGCTCTCCAACGGCGACGTCATCGAGATCTTCACGTCGAAGTCCGATTCGGCCGGCCCGTCGCAGGACTGGCTCGGGTTCGTCAAGTCGCCCCGGGCCCGCACCAAGATCCGGCAGTACTTCAACAAGGAGCGGCGCGAGGAGGCGATCGAGGCCGGCAAGGAGGCCATGGTCAAGGCCATGCGCAAGCAGGGCCTGCCCCTCCAGCGGCTGCTGACCTCCGAGGCGCTCATCGCGATCGCCCGCGACCTGCACCTCAACGACGTCTCCGCGCTCTACGCCGCGGTCGGCGAGAGCCAGGTCTCCGCGCAGTCCGTGGTCCAGCGCCTGGTCGCCGGCTACGGCGGCGAGGAGGGCGCGGTCGAGGACATCGCCGAGACTGCCGTCCCGACCCGCCCACCGAGGACCCGGACCACCGGCCACGACCCGGGCGTCGAGGTCCGCGGCGTCTCCGACGTGTGGATCAAGCTGGCCCGCTGCTGCACGCCGGTCCCGGGCGACGCGGTCTTCGGCTTCGTCACCCGCTCCGGCGGCGTGAGCGTGCACCGCGACGACTGCGCGAACGCGGAGGACCTGAAGGTCCAGGAGGACCGCATCGTCGTCGTCACCTGGAAGCCGACCAGCGCCTCCACGTTCCTGGTCGCGATCCAGGTCGAGGCGCTCGACCGGCACAAGCTGCTGGCCGACGTCACGCGCGTGCTCTCCGACGAGCGCGTCAACATCCTCTCCGCGACCGTCACCACCACCCGCGACCGGGTCGCGGTGAGCCGCTTCAGCTTCGAGATGGCCGACCCCAAGCACCTCGGCCACCTGCTCGCCGCCGTCCGCAAGGTCGACGGCGTGTTCGACGCCTACCGGGTCACCTCCGGGGCCTGA
- the urtB gene encoding urea ABC transporter permease subunit UrtB: protein MATQLFIGASMGAVLLLIALGLTFTFGQMGVINMAHGEFLLVGAYTAYVLQNVTLALPVAFVIAGLLGLVLERLLIRRFYGRPLDTLLLTFGVSLILQQLARDIFGAPNVGVTAPSWLTGGVAGIPYSRIFILVLALACVGAISLYLTRMRQGRRMRAVMQNRQLAAVSGVATERVDQLTFLIGSGLAGIAGVALTLIGPVGPSLGTYYIVDAFLIVVAGGLGQLRGAVIAAFVLGVLNSFVEFWTDASLAKVMVFAVIVAFLQVRPQGLFVLRSRALT from the coding sequence ATGGCGACGCAGCTCTTCATCGGTGCCAGCATGGGCGCGGTGCTGCTGCTGATCGCGCTCGGCCTGACGTTCACGTTCGGCCAGATGGGCGTGATCAACATGGCTCACGGCGAGTTCCTGCTCGTCGGCGCGTACACGGCCTACGTGCTGCAGAACGTGACGCTGGCGCTCCCGGTGGCGTTCGTGATCGCGGGGCTGCTCGGCCTGGTGCTGGAGCGGCTGCTGATCCGCCGGTTCTACGGCCGGCCGCTGGACACGCTGCTGCTCACGTTCGGCGTCAGCCTGATCCTGCAGCAGCTCGCCCGGGACATCTTCGGCGCGCCCAACGTCGGCGTCACCGCGCCGTCCTGGCTGACCGGGGGAGTGGCCGGCATCCCGTACAGCCGGATCTTCATTCTGGTGCTGGCCCTGGCCTGTGTCGGCGCGATCTCGCTCTACCTGACCCGGATGCGGCAGGGCCGCCGCATGCGCGCGGTCATGCAGAACCGGCAGCTCGCGGCCGTCAGCGGCGTCGCCACCGAGCGCGTCGACCAGCTCACCTTCCTCATCGGGTCCGGGCTGGCCGGCATCGCCGGGGTCGCGCTCACGCTGATCGGGCCGGTCGGGCCGTCGCTCGGCACCTACTACATCGTGGACGCGTTCCTGATCGTGGTGGCCGGCGGCCTCGGCCAGCTGCGCGGCGCGGTGATCGCCGCGTTCGTGCTGGGCGTGCTGAACAGCTTCGTCGAGTTCTGGACCGACGCCAGCCTGGCCAAGGTGATGGTGTTCGCCGTGATCGTCGCGTTCCTCCAGGTCCGTCCGCAGGGCCTCTTCGTCCTCCGCAGCCGGGCGCTGACATGA
- a CDS encoding peptidylprolyl isomerase translates to MSSIKERQQRAAARAKLEREMAARKEAAARKRKNLWIAASASAAVLVVAAGVLIAVTVLRGDDDESTTSPVAAGTTTCTWNAAPDQGQGTTVDVGMPPASASNVGKSVMTVTTNFGVVDVTLDKTKSPCAAESFTHLAGKKFFDGTKCHRMFPGMLQCGDPSAKGDGYRESDGTGGPAYRYSNEYLPTSDIPPYPAGVVALANSGADGTNGSQFFFIYEDTELSPDYTIIGKVSDAGLAVLKKATEKGHDGAFDPSPGGGHPKEDINIQTVTVAAA, encoded by the coding sequence GTGTCGTCCATCAAGGAGCGGCAGCAGCGCGCCGCAGCACGGGCAAAGCTCGAGCGGGAAATGGCGGCCCGCAAGGAGGCTGCCGCCCGCAAGCGCAAGAACCTCTGGATCGCGGCGTCCGCGAGCGCGGCCGTCCTGGTCGTGGCGGCCGGCGTGCTGATCGCGGTCACCGTGCTGCGCGGCGACGACGACGAGTCCACCACCTCGCCGGTCGCCGCCGGCACCACCACCTGCACCTGGAACGCCGCGCCCGACCAGGGCCAGGGCACCACGGTCGACGTCGGCATGCCGCCGGCCAGCGCGTCCAACGTCGGCAAGTCGGTCATGACCGTCACCACCAACTTCGGCGTGGTCGACGTGACGCTGGACAAGACCAAGTCCCCGTGCGCGGCCGAGTCGTTCACGCACCTGGCCGGCAAGAAGTTCTTCGACGGCACCAAGTGCCACCGGATGTTCCCCGGCATGCTGCAGTGCGGCGACCCGAGCGCGAAGGGCGACGGCTACCGGGAGTCCGACGGCACCGGCGGCCCGGCCTACCGCTACAGCAACGAGTACCTGCCGACCAGCGACATCCCGCCGTACCCGGCCGGCGTGGTCGCGCTCGCCAACAGCGGCGCGGACGGCACGAACGGCAGCCAGTTCTTCTTCATCTACGAGGACACCGAGCTGTCGCCGGACTACACCATCATCGGCAAGGTCTCCGACGCCGGCCTCGCGGTCCTGAAGAAGGCCACCGAGAAGGGCCACGACGGCGCGTTCGACCCGAGCCCGGGCGGCGGCCACCCGAAGGAAGACATCAACATCCAGACGGTCACGGTCGCCGCGGCCTGA